A stretch of Streptomyces vietnamensis DNA encodes these proteins:
- a CDS encoding SDR family oxidoreductase codes for MAGIAELTAARERWVRTGGIELCVAELGDPDRPTVLLVHGYPDSKEVWSEVATRLAEEFHVVLYDVRGHGRSTAPAPLRGGFTLEKLTDDFLAVADAVSPDRPVHLVGHDWGSVQSWEFATVRRTEGRIASFTSMSGPSLDHFGHWIKQRMTRPTPRRVGQLLGQGAKSWYVYMLHTPVLPELAWRGPLGKRWPKLLERMEKVQAGDYPTPSLPSDAAHGAWLYRDNVRARLGRPRPDAYAHVPVQLITPTGDAFLSERLYDDLGTWVPDLTRRTLPAKHWVPRTRPDQLSAWISEFVRANEDAAAKAPKPPAATAAKSGVKPEYAERFGGQLVLVTGAASGIGRATAFAFAEAGARVVAVDRDAEGAARTAEMARLIGAPEAWGEVVDVADEEAMEKLAAKVADEYGVVDVLVNNAGIGLTGSFFETSAEEWKKVLDVNLWGVIHGCRFFGAQMTARGQGGHIVNTASAAAFQPSRALPAYSTSKAAVLMLSECLRAELAGQGIGVSAICPGIVNTNITATARFAGVTDAAEEKRRQQKASRLYGLRNYPPEKVADAILGAVLHDRAVVPVTPEARGARFLSRLSPGALRALARWQPPA; via the coding sequence GGGTCCGGACGGGCGGGATCGAGCTGTGCGTCGCCGAGCTCGGCGACCCGGACCGGCCGACCGTCCTCCTCGTGCACGGGTACCCGGACTCCAAGGAGGTGTGGTCGGAGGTCGCGACGCGCCTCGCCGAGGAGTTCCACGTCGTGCTGTACGACGTCCGGGGCCACGGCCGGTCGACGGCCCCGGCACCGCTGCGCGGCGGCTTCACCCTGGAGAAGCTGACGGACGACTTCCTCGCGGTCGCCGACGCCGTCAGCCCGGACCGGCCGGTCCACCTCGTCGGCCACGACTGGGGTTCGGTGCAGTCCTGGGAGTTCGCCACCGTGCGGCGCACCGAGGGCCGGATCGCCTCCTTCACCTCGATGTCGGGTCCCTCGCTCGACCACTTCGGGCACTGGATCAAGCAGCGCATGACCCGGCCCACCCCGCGCCGGGTCGGGCAGCTCCTCGGCCAGGGCGCCAAGTCCTGGTACGTGTACATGCTGCACACGCCCGTGCTGCCGGAGCTCGCCTGGCGCGGGCCGCTCGGCAAGCGCTGGCCGAAGCTCCTGGAGCGCATGGAGAAGGTCCAGGCCGGCGACTACCCGACGCCCTCCCTGCCGAGCGACGCGGCACACGGCGCCTGGCTCTACCGGGACAACGTCCGGGCCCGGCTCGGCAGGCCGCGCCCCGACGCGTACGCGCACGTGCCCGTGCAGCTGATCACGCCGACCGGTGACGCCTTCCTCTCCGAGCGGCTCTACGACGACCTGGGCACCTGGGTGCCGGACCTGACCCGGCGCACCCTGCCCGCCAAGCACTGGGTGCCGCGCACCCGGCCGGACCAGCTGTCGGCCTGGATCTCCGAGTTCGTCCGGGCCAACGAGGACGCGGCCGCCAAGGCGCCGAAGCCGCCGGCGGCGACGGCGGCGAAGAGCGGGGTGAAGCCGGAGTACGCGGAGCGGTTCGGCGGGCAGCTGGTCCTGGTCACCGGGGCGGCCAGCGGCATCGGCCGGGCCACCGCCTTCGCGTTCGCGGAGGCCGGTGCCCGGGTGGTGGCCGTGGACCGGGACGCCGAGGGCGCGGCCCGCACGGCCGAGATGGCGCGCCTGATCGGCGCCCCGGAGGCCTGGGGCGAGGTGGTCGACGTCGCCGACGAGGAGGCGATGGAGAAGCTGGCCGCGAAGGTGGCCGACGAGTACGGCGTCGTCGACGTCCTGGTCAACAACGCGGGCATCGGGCTCACGGGTTCCTTCTTCGAGACCTCGGCCGAGGAGTGGAAGAAGGTCCTGGACGTCAACCTGTGGGGCGTGATCCACGGCTGCCGCTTCTTCGGTGCGCAGATGACCGCGCGCGGCCAGGGCGGCCACATCGTCAACACCGCGTCGGCGGCGGCCTTCCAGCCCTCCCGGGCGCTGCCCGCGTACAGCACGTCGAAGGCGGCGGTGCTGATGCTCAGCGAGTGCCTGCGGGCCGAACTGGCCGGGCAGGGCATCGGGGTGTCGGCGATATGCCCCGGCATCGTCAACACCAACATCACGGCGACCGCGCGGTTCGCCGGGGTCACGGACGCGGCGGAGGAGAAGCGGCGGCAGCAGAAGGCCTCCCGTCTTTACGGGCTGCGGAACTACCCGCCGGAGAAGGTCGCGGACGCGATCCTGGGGGCGGTCCTGCACGACCGGGCCGTCGTCCCGGTGACCCCCGAGGCCCGGGGCGCCCGCTTCCTGTCCCGGCTCAGCCCGGGAGCCCTGCGGGCCCTGGCCCGCTGGCAGCCGCCGGCGTAG
- a CDS encoding RNA 2'-phosphotransferase, which produces MDERRTVKVSKYLSKHLRHQPERIGLALDAHGWTEIDALLRAASEHGFPITRAELDHVVATNDKKRFAVEGTRIRASQGHTVTVDLDLPAAEPPAYLYHGTVADRLPAIRAEGLRPMARHHVHLSPDRETATRVGARRGRPVVLSVDAGAMRRAGHVFHVSANGVWLTDAVPPEFLRFPA; this is translated from the coding sequence ATGGATGAACGACGCACCGTGAAGGTGTCGAAGTACCTCTCCAAGCATCTGCGCCACCAGCCCGAGCGCATCGGACTCGCCCTCGACGCGCACGGCTGGACCGAGATCGACGCCCTGCTCCGGGCCGCCTCCGAGCACGGCTTCCCGATCACCCGCGCGGAGCTCGACCACGTCGTCGCGACCAACGACAAGAAGCGCTTCGCGGTCGAGGGCACCCGCATCCGCGCGAGCCAGGGCCACACCGTCACCGTCGACCTGGACCTGCCGGCCGCCGAACCGCCCGCGTACCTCTACCACGGCACGGTCGCGGACCGGCTCCCCGCGATCCGGGCGGAGGGGCTGCGGCCCATGGCCCGCCACCACGTCCACCTCTCACCCGACCGGGAGACGGCGACCCGCGTGGGCGCCCGCCGGGGGCGGCCCGTGGTGCTGAGCGTCGACGCCGGCGCGATGCGGCGGGCCGGGCACGTCTTCCACGTCAGCGCCAACGGGGTCTGGCTGACCGACGCCGTCCCGCCGGAGTTCCTCCGCTTCCCCGCCTGA
- a CDS encoding MerR family transcriptional regulator: protein MSEQSAQPEYRIEDLAHHSGATVRTIRAYQDRGLLPRPERRGRSNVYGDAHLARLRQIADLLDRGYTLASIKELLEAWDTGRGLGGVLGLVAEVHGPWTDEEADRISRAELDARFGGTPDEEAIREAIELGVLERLPGREGREGRETEEYLVPSPQELAVAAELYAAGVPLAAITGHLRELRDQVEHIASRFLEFTTEHVFARYLEHRPPTDADATEAATMVRRLRPLAQQTVDAELARAMRLLATRHLQIHLSPDPPLVKDDQPRAVSLPAGTIRAVQSLVGAEGVEAFIAASTERELNKRTLDALAARHHEDEELQ, encoded by the coding sequence TTGTCCGAGCAGTCAGCACAGCCGGAGTACCGGATCGAGGATCTCGCCCATCACAGCGGGGCCACGGTCCGGACGATCCGCGCCTACCAGGACCGCGGTCTGCTGCCCCGCCCGGAGCGGCGGGGCAGGTCGAACGTGTACGGGGACGCGCACCTCGCGCGGCTCCGGCAGATCGCCGACCTCCTCGACCGGGGCTACACCCTGGCCTCGATCAAGGAGCTCCTGGAGGCCTGGGACACCGGCCGGGGGCTCGGCGGGGTGCTCGGGCTCGTCGCGGAGGTCCACGGGCCGTGGACGGACGAGGAGGCGGACCGGATCTCCCGGGCGGAGCTGGACGCCCGCTTCGGCGGCACGCCGGACGAGGAGGCCATCAGGGAGGCCATAGAGCTCGGCGTACTGGAGCGGCTGCCGGGACGAGAGGGCCGAGAGGGCCGGGAGACCGAGGAGTACCTCGTACCGAGCCCGCAAGAGCTGGCGGTGGCGGCCGAGTTGTACGCGGCGGGGGTGCCGCTGGCGGCGATCACCGGTCATCTGAGGGAACTTCGCGATCAGGTCGAGCACATCGCCTCCCGTTTCCTGGAGTTCACGACCGAGCACGTCTTCGCGCGTTACCTGGAGCACCGGCCGCCGACGGACGCGGACGCGACCGAGGCGGCGACGATGGTGCGACGGCTCAGGCCGCTCGCCCAGCAGACGGTGGACGCCGAACTGGCGCGGGCGATGCGCCTGTTGGCCACCCGACACCTCCAGATCCACCTGTCGCCGGACCCGCCCCTGGTGAAGGACGACCAGCCCCGCGCGGTGTCGCTCCCCGCCGGGACGATACGGGCTGTGCAGAGCCTGGTCGGCGCGGAGGGCGTCGAGGCCTTCATCGCGGCGTCCACGGAACGAGAGCTCAACAAAAGGACATTGGACGCACTTGCCGCAAGGCATCACGAAGACGAGGAACTTCAATAA
- a CDS encoding RNA polymerase sigma factor: MFEEGELERLVTAAQAGDPGSMEYLLAKLRPVVLRRCSRFLPHHADAEEAAQDALLSISKHLGEYGGHGSFLGWVTVIASNAARSTYRSMRRRAEDSHADLPESVDPRTTSVIAGTRLDLMEALAALERQHPALVESFVLRDLGDLTYVQVAEQLDAPLGTVKDRIHQARRFMRERLVTGR, encoded by the coding sequence GTGTTCGAAGAAGGCGAGCTGGAGCGGCTCGTGACGGCCGCTCAGGCGGGGGACCCGGGGTCGATGGAGTACTTGCTGGCCAAACTGCGGCCGGTGGTGCTGCGCCGCTGCTCGCGCTTCCTGCCCCACCACGCCGACGCGGAGGAGGCCGCGCAGGACGCGCTCCTGTCCATCAGCAAGCACCTGGGCGAGTACGGCGGCCACGGCTCCTTCCTGGGCTGGGTGACGGTGATCGCCTCGAACGCCGCCCGGTCGACCTACCGCTCGATGCGCCGGCGCGCCGAGGACAGCCACGCCGACCTCCCCGAGTCCGTCGACCCGCGCACCACCAGCGTCATCGCCGGGACCCGGCTCGATCTGATGGAGGCGCTGGCCGCGCTGGAGCGGCAGCACCCCGCCCTGGTGGAGTCCTTCGTGCTGCGCGACCTGGGCGACCTGACCTACGTCCAGGTGGCCGAGCAGCTGGACGCCCCGTTGGGCACGGTCAAGGACCGTATCCACCAGGCCCGCCGGTTCATGCGCGAGCGCCTGGTCACCGGTCGGTGA